A genome region from Solanum pennellii chromosome 12, SPENNV200 includes the following:
- the LOC107006585 gene encoding O-fucosyltransferase 16-like isoform X1 yields MASSRRRHHHFFTRGRWLIPAITVASIFLLLFFFLSILAPSPNGNRIFLLPHRDSSGENDDAEDSPLPVPAKEKVSKRDMWSSRNSNLFYGCSDASKKFRKAQDITHPNRYLSIVTSGGLNQQRTGITDAVVAARILNATLVVPKLDKSSYWKDSSVFSDIFDVDWFIKYLANDVSVVKELPLRKGQIWLPYRMRVPRKCSDRCYIHRVLPVLKKKHAVQIMKFDYRLANSLDTDLQKLRCRVNYHAVKFTDPILRMGEKLVHRMRMKSKHFIALHLRFEPDMLAFSGCYYGGGDKEREELGKIRKKWKTLPESHPDKARRHGRCPMTPEEVGLMLRSLGYGEDVHIYVASGETYGGNETLTPLKTLFPNFYTKDTLASKDELAPFSAFSSRMAALDFIVCDESDVFVANNHGNMAKILAGRRRYFGHKPTIRPNGRKLFRVFLNKNHMSHKEFVYRINKYQKGFMGEPKEVSPTWGVFHENPYSCICEKVDNSTQGEISNSTSRVETFTRVTTTDYDPDTPDDPEVDVLLSD; encoded by the exons ATGGCCTCCTCTCGCCGGCGCCACCACCACTTTTTTACGCGTGGACGGTGGCTAATCCCGGCCATCACCGTCGCCTCcatctttcttctccttttctttttcctctCGATTCTCGCGCCTTCTCCTAATGGCAATCGTATCTTCCTTCTTCCTCATCGCGATTCTTCG GGAGAAAATGATGATGCTGAAGATTCTCCATTACCTGTACCG GCTAAAGAGAAAGTGAGTAAACGCGATATGTGGAGTTCGAGAAATTCAAACCTCTTCTATGGATGCAGTGATGCTAGTAAAAAATTTCGAA AAGCACAAGATATCACTCATCCTAATCGTTACTTGTCGATTGTAACAAGTGGAGGTCTTAACCAACAAAGAACTGGG ATAACAGatgctgttgttgctgctcgAATTTTGAATGCTACTCTTGTTGTTCCGAAACTGGACAAGAGTTCTTACTGGAAAGACTCTAG CGTGTTCTCTGATATTTTCGATGTTGATTGGTTTATAAAATATCTAGCGAATGATGTTTCAGTTGTAAAGGAACTTCCGCTCAGAAAAGGGCAAATCTGGTTACCTTATAGAATGCGAGTTCCTAGAAAATGCAGTGATCGTTGCTATATTCATCGTGTACTGCCTGTACTTAAAAAGAAACAT GCTGTACAGATCATGAAGTTTGATTATCGACTTGCAAATAGTCTGGATACAGATTTGCAAAAGCTTAGATGCAGAGTTAACTATCATGCCGTGAAGTTTACTGACCCTATACTTAGAATGGGTGAGAAATTGGTTCATCGAATGAGGATGAAGAGCAAGCATTTCATTGCTCTTCACCTAAG GTTTGAACCCGATATGCTTGCATTCTCAGGATGCTACTATGGAGGGGGCGATAAGGAGAGGGAGGAACTCGGGAAGATACGAAAGAAGTGGAAAACTTTACCT GAGAGTCACCCCGATAAGGCAAGGAGGCATGGAAGATGTCCTATGACTCCTGAAGAAGTCGGCTTGATGTTGAGATCACTTGGATATGGCGAAGATGTTCATATATACGTAGCATCTGGTGAAACATATGGAGGGAACGAGACATTGACTCCGTTAAAGACCCTCTTTCCAAACTTCTACACAAAAGACACCCTTGCCAGCAAAGATGAGTTAGCACcattttctgcattttcttcAAGAATGGCTGCTCTTGACTTCATAGTTTGTGATGAAAGCGATGTATTTGTCGCTAACAATCATGGAAACATGGCGAAAATTCTAGCAGGACGAAG GAGATATTTTGGCCATAAACCAACCATTCGTCCAAACGGTAGGAAGCTATTTCGAGTGTTCTTGAACAAAAACCACATGTCACACAAGGAATTTGTATATAGAATCAACAAATATCAAAAAGGCTTCATGGGAGAGCCTAAGGAGGTAAGTCCAACTTGGGGTGTGTTTCATGAAAATCCTTATTCATGCATATGTGAGAAAGTAGATAACTCTACACAAGGAGAGATATCGAATAGTACCTCTCGCGTTGAAACTTTCACCAGGGTAACAACAACTGACTATGACCCTGATACACCCGATGATCCTGAGGTAGATGTGTTGCTCTCGGATTGA
- the LOC107006585 gene encoding O-fucosyltransferase 16-like isoform X2, producing the protein MWSSRNSNLFYGCSDASKKFRKAQDITHPNRYLSIVTSGGLNQQRTGITDAVVAARILNATLVVPKLDKSSYWKDSSVFSDIFDVDWFIKYLANDVSVVKELPLRKGQIWLPYRMRVPRKCSDRCYIHRVLPVLKKKHAVQIMKFDYRLANSLDTDLQKLRCRVNYHAVKFTDPILRMGEKLVHRMRMKSKHFIALHLRFEPDMLAFSGCYYGGGDKEREELGKIRKKWKTLPESHPDKARRHGRCPMTPEEVGLMLRSLGYGEDVHIYVASGETYGGNETLTPLKTLFPNFYTKDTLASKDELAPFSAFSSRMAALDFIVCDESDVFVANNHGNMAKILAGRRRYFGHKPTIRPNGRKLFRVFLNKNHMSHKEFVYRINKYQKGFMGEPKEVSPTWGVFHENPYSCICEKVDNSTQGEISNSTSRVETFTRVTTTDYDPDTPDDPEVDVLLSD; encoded by the exons ATGTGGAGTTCGAGAAATTCAAACCTCTTCTATGGATGCAGTGATGCTAGTAAAAAATTTCGAA AAGCACAAGATATCACTCATCCTAATCGTTACTTGTCGATTGTAACAAGTGGAGGTCTTAACCAACAAAGAACTGGG ATAACAGatgctgttgttgctgctcgAATTTTGAATGCTACTCTTGTTGTTCCGAAACTGGACAAGAGTTCTTACTGGAAAGACTCTAG CGTGTTCTCTGATATTTTCGATGTTGATTGGTTTATAAAATATCTAGCGAATGATGTTTCAGTTGTAAAGGAACTTCCGCTCAGAAAAGGGCAAATCTGGTTACCTTATAGAATGCGAGTTCCTAGAAAATGCAGTGATCGTTGCTATATTCATCGTGTACTGCCTGTACTTAAAAAGAAACAT GCTGTACAGATCATGAAGTTTGATTATCGACTTGCAAATAGTCTGGATACAGATTTGCAAAAGCTTAGATGCAGAGTTAACTATCATGCCGTGAAGTTTACTGACCCTATACTTAGAATGGGTGAGAAATTGGTTCATCGAATGAGGATGAAGAGCAAGCATTTCATTGCTCTTCACCTAAG GTTTGAACCCGATATGCTTGCATTCTCAGGATGCTACTATGGAGGGGGCGATAAGGAGAGGGAGGAACTCGGGAAGATACGAAAGAAGTGGAAAACTTTACCT GAGAGTCACCCCGATAAGGCAAGGAGGCATGGAAGATGTCCTATGACTCCTGAAGAAGTCGGCTTGATGTTGAGATCACTTGGATATGGCGAAGATGTTCATATATACGTAGCATCTGGTGAAACATATGGAGGGAACGAGACATTGACTCCGTTAAAGACCCTCTTTCCAAACTTCTACACAAAAGACACCCTTGCCAGCAAAGATGAGTTAGCACcattttctgcattttcttcAAGAATGGCTGCTCTTGACTTCATAGTTTGTGATGAAAGCGATGTATTTGTCGCTAACAATCATGGAAACATGGCGAAAATTCTAGCAGGACGAAG GAGATATTTTGGCCATAAACCAACCATTCGTCCAAACGGTAGGAAGCTATTTCGAGTGTTCTTGAACAAAAACCACATGTCACACAAGGAATTTGTATATAGAATCAACAAATATCAAAAAGGCTTCATGGGAGAGCCTAAGGAGGTAAGTCCAACTTGGGGTGTGTTTCATGAAAATCCTTATTCATGCATATGTGAGAAAGTAGATAACTCTACACAAGGAGAGATATCGAATAGTACCTCTCGCGTTGAAACTTTCACCAGGGTAACAACAACTGACTATGACCCTGATACACCCGATGATCCTGAGGTAGATGTGTTGCTCTCGGATTGA
- the LOC107005848 gene encoding PLASMODESMATA CALLOSE-BINDING PROTEIN 3-like, protein MFMEVLIVIVMMLTIIVRTKATWCVVRSDASYQALQRGLDYACSYGADCSPIQSTGLCYLPNTIQNHASYAFNSYYQRNNMAPGSCQFAGTATFAKTDPSYGSCVYPASPRAAGGPLPPGIGGHNDTGGGITTTPVLYSPPQAIINPVYANRTTPITAGSSDPDSQDSKASTYPKFWSMTSLIATYLMFHLIHNFQFL, encoded by the exons ATGTTCATGGAAGTGTTGATAGTTATAGTTATGATGTTAACTATTATTGTTAGAACAAAAGCTACATGGTGTGTAGTTAGAAGTGATGCAAGTTATCAAGCATTACAAAGAGGTTTAGATTATGCTTGTAGTTATGGTGCTGATTGTTCACCAATTCAATCTACTGGCCTTTGTTATCTTCCTAATACTATTCAAAATCATGCTTCTTATGCCTTCAATAGTTACTATCAAAGAAACAACATGGCTCCTGGCTCTTGCCAATTTGCTGGCACAGCTACTTTTGCCAAAACTGATCCAA GTTATGGATCTTGTGTTTACCCAGCTTCTCCAAG gGCTGCCGGAGGGCCACTTCCTCCCGGAATCGGAGGTCATAACGACACAGGTGGAGGAATTACGACCACCCCTGTTCTATATTCACCACCACAAGCAATTATAAACCCTGTGTATGCTAACAGGACAACACCAATTACCGCGGGATCGAGTGATCCTGACTCTCAAGATTCGAAAGCAAGTACTTATCCAAAGTTTTGGAGCATGACAAGCTTAATTGCAACATATTTGATGTTTCACCTAAttcataattttcaatttttgtag
- the LOC107007674 gene encoding chromatin assembly factor 1 subunit A-B, which produces MSGVSLQCGDCGTLFKSVAEAQEHAEVTSHANFSESTEAVLNLVCTACGKPCRSKTESDLHTKRTGHTEFTDKTAEGVKPISLEVPKAKADDDEEMAEVGDDSGTGQHEEMVVPEVDQNLLSELETMGFSKARAIRALHFSGNASLEAAVNWVVEHESDPDIDETPMVPASAKKGEAPRPSLTPEEIKIKQLELRERARKKKEEEERQREREREKERIRIGKELLEAKRIEEDNERKRIIALRKAEKAEEQRAREKIRQKLEEDKAERRRKLGLPAEDPASPKPSTPVVEEKKSSFLPVRPATKAERMRECLRTLKQTHKDDEAKVKTAFNTLLTYAKNVATNPNEEKFRKIRLSNAAFQDRIGKLQGGIEFLEHCGFEKIEGGEFLYLPREKVDIAVLNTAGTELNNAIKNPFFGVL; this is translated from the exons ATGTCAGGTGTATCACTGCAGTGTGGTGATTGTGGAACTCTATTCAAATCTGTAGCAGAAGCACAAGAGCATGCTGAAGTTACCTCCCATGCTAACTTCTCTGAATCTACTGAAGCTGTTCTAAATCTCGTCTGTACTGCTTGCGGCAAGCCTTGCCGCTCCAAAAcg GAGAGTGATTTGCACACCAAGAGAACTGGGCACACAGAATTTACGGACAAGACAGCAGAGGGAGTGAAGCCAATCAGCTTGGAGGTGCCAAAAGCAAAGGCcgatgatgatgaagaaatgGCAGAGGTTGGTGATGACAGTGGTACAGGCCAGCATGAAG AAATGGTTGTTCCCGAAGTTGACCAAAATCTGCTATCGGAACTTGAGACAATGGGATTTTCCAAAGCTAGGGCTATCCGGGCACTCCACTTTTCTG GCAATGCCAGCTTGGAGGCTGCTGTAAATTGGGTTGTAGAGCATGAAAGTGACCCAGACATAGATGAAACACCAATG GTACCTGCCAGTGCCAAGAAAGGTGAGGCACCAAGGCCTTCTCTTACTCCAGAGGAAATAAAGATAAAACAACTAGAGTTGAG GGAACGTGCTcgtaaaaagaaagaagaggaagagagaCAAagggaaagagagagagaaaag GAAAGAATTAGAATTGGTAAGGAACTCCTGGAAGCAAAAcggattgaggaagataacgaAAGAAAACG TATAATAGCATTGCGCAAGGCTGAAAAAGCGGAAGAACAAAGAGCTAGGGAGAAAATTCGTCAGAAGCTGGAAGAAGATAAG GCAGAAAGAAGAAGGAAGCTCGGTTTGCCAGCAGAGGATCCTGCTTCTCCCAAACCTTCTACACCTGTTGTGGAGGAAAAAAAG AGCTCTTTTTTGCCTGTCAGACCAGCTACAAAGGCAGAGCGGATGAGAGAGTGCCTGCGAACTCTTAAACAGACACACAAG GACGATGAGGCTAAAGTCAAGACTGCTTTCAACACACTTTTAACTTACGCAAAGAATGTCGCTACAAATCCCAATGAGGAGAAATTCCGCAAGATTAGACTTAGTAATGCTGCTTTTCAG GATAGAATTGGCAAGCTGCAAGGAGGCATCGAGTTTCTTGAGCACTGTGGATTTGAGAAAATTGAAGGAGGTGAATTCTTGTACCTGCCAAGAGAAAAGGTGGACATCGCGGTGCTTAACACAGCTGGAACTGAGTTGAACAATGCTATTAAAAATCCCTTCTTTGGAGTCCTCTAA
- the LOC107005595 gene encoding actin-related protein 2/3 complex subunit 4 isoform X2 yields the protein MANPLRLYLTCIRNTLEAAMCLQNFPCQEVERHNKPEVELKTSPELLLNPVTICRNEAEKCLIETSINSLRISLKVKQSDELENILTKKFLRFLSMRAEAFQVLRRKPVQGYDISFLITNYHCEDMQKQKLIDFIVQFMEDIDKEISELKLSVNTRGRLVATEFLKQFI from the exons ATG GCAAATCCGTTGCGATTGTATCTGACATGCATAAGAAATACGCTTGAGGCAGCAATGTGTCTTCAG AATTTCCCATGCCAAGAAGTAGAGAGGCATAACAAACCAGAGGTTGAATTAAA GACAAGCCCAGAACTTCTTCTTAATCCT GTTACGATTTGTAGAAATGAGGCTGAAAAGTGCTTGATTgaaacatctattaattccctaAGAATAAGTCTAAAG GTGAAACAGTCAGATGAACTTGAAAATATACTAACAAAGAAGTTCCTTAGATTTTTGTCTATGAGAGCTGAAGCGTTTCAGGTGTTGAGGAGAAAGCCGGTTCAG GGCTACGACATTAGTTTTCTCATTACAAATTATCATTGTGAAGACATGCAGAAGCAGAAGCTTATTGATTTCATAGTGCAATTCATGGAG GATATTGATAAGGAAATCAGTGAACTGAAACTATCAGTGAATACGCGAGGGAGGCTTGTCGCTACTGAGTTTCTAAAGCAATTCATCTGA
- the LOC107005595 gene encoding actin-related protein 2/3 complex subunit 4 isoform X1: MANPLRLYLTCIRNTLEAAMCLQNFPCQEVERHNKPEVELKTSPELLLNPVTICRNEAEKCLIETSINSLRISLKVKQSDELENILTKKFLRFLSMRAEAFQVLRRKPVQGYDISFLITNYHCEDMQKQKLIDFIVQFMEDIDKEISELKLSVNTRGRLVATEFLKQFI, from the exons ATG GCAAATCCGTTGCGATTGTATCTGACATGCATAAGAAATACGCTTGAGGCAGCAATGTGTCTTCAG AATTTCCCATGCCAAGAAGTAGAGAGGCATAACAAACCAGAGGTTGAATTAAA GACAAGCCCAGAACTTCTTCTTAATCCT GTTACGATTTGTAGAAATGAGGCTGAAAAGTGCTTGATTgaaacatctattaattccctaAGAATAAGTCTAAAG GTGAAACAGTCAGATGAACTTGAAAATATACTAACAAAGAAGTTCCTTAGATTTTTGTCTATGAGAGCTGAAGCGTTTCAGGTGTTGAGGAGAAAGCCGGTTCAG GGCTACGACATTAGTTTTCTCATTACAAATTATCATTGTGAAGACATGCAGAAGCAGAAGCTTATTGATTTCATAGTGCAATTCATGGAG GATATTGATAAGGAAATCAGTGAACTGAAACTATCAGTGAATACGCGAGGGAG GCTTGTCGCTACTGAGTTTCTAAAGCAATTCATCTGA
- the LOC107007684 gene encoding RPM1-interacting protein 4-like isoform X1: MAKHSQVPKFGEWESDEDVQYTTYFENAAKGKKGSKMNPNDPQYLEAKVKGENGTDTVRQKPERIASRDDVELRKSTGSPMHPDTMGHKVPTYPSPQRHGAIYGGNKSESETMKSTEILTPRHERRPSREEGYLRKPTDSPLRNENMGRRTPMESPHHRYGGLSGGATPKRASQQSVGPDRSIEHSPLHPHSHGRPGGKGGVVSSPSWERKASSEGSHGLAPSTPGRSRLRPVAKADDTPDDSPAVPKFGDWDENDPASAEGYTQIFNKVREEKQTGSAKVPSSSTDTSYSNSQKRYGNDSGKGCLCFPWGRS, from the exons ATGGCA aaacACTCACAAGTACCAAAATTTGGTGAATGGGAAAGTGATGAAGATGTTCAATATACTACCTATTTTGAGAAtgctgctaagggtaagaaagGAAGTAAAATGAATCCAAATGATCCTCAATATCTTGAGGCAAAAGTGAAAGGTGAAAATGGAACAGATACTGTACGACAGAAGCCGGAACGTATTGCCAGCAGAGATGATGTAGAATTGCGGAAATCAACTGGCTCCCCAATGCATCCAGACACCATGGGTCACAAAGTTCCAACTTACCCATCTCCACAACGACATGGTGCGATATATGGAGGCAACAAGTCAGAATCAGAAACAATGAAGAGCACTGAAATCCTAACACCAAGGCATGAACGTCGGCCAAGCCGAGAAGAGGGTTACCTGAGGAAACCTACTGATTCCCCATTGCGCAATGAGAACATGGGGAGAAGAACTCCTATGGAATCACCTCATCATCGCTATGGTGGCTTAAGTGGTGGTGCTACACCTAAGAGGGCCTCTCAGCAAAGTGTAGGACCTGATCGCAGCATTGAGCATTCCCCGCTGCATCCACATTCCCATGGAAGGCCTGGAGGCAAAGGTGGTGTTGTCTCCTCCCCCTCATGGGAAAGGAAGGCTTCATCTGAAGGTAGTCATGGTCTGGCTCCTTCTACACCTGGAAGATCCCGTTTGAGACCAGTTGCAAAAGCTGATGACACG CCTGATGACAGCCCTGCTGTTCCTAAATTTGGTGACTGGGATGAGAATGATCCTGCATCAGCAGAAGGTTACACGCAAATCTTTAACAAAGTGCGAGAGGAGAAGCAGACTGGTTCAGCAAAAGTACCTTCCTCATCAACTGATACATCTTACTCCAACAGTCAAAAGCGATATGGAAATGACAGTGGAAAG GGTTGTTTATGCTTCCCATGGGGTCGGAGTTGA